A genome region from Nitrosopumilus oxyclinae includes the following:
- a CDS encoding DNA replication complex GINS family protein gives MSESNQIDINSLHHIVLREIEDDSISEIDPNFYRNLADFIGNLQKQEFDGVENKIKNTMVEMVTELTSLLIEIRLDKISKNSDLEISYLLDEEKFILDSQEDQKERIEMIVSATINGKSKFLESLAQNHKTKKIVIRFLHEVDEIVGADLEKYGPFKTEDIATIPYENAQALIAKNIATKVHLED, from the coding sequence ATGTCAGAATCAAATCAAATCGATATTAACTCTTTACATCATATAGTTTTACGTGAAATTGAAGATGATTCAATTTCAGAAATCGATCCTAACTTTTACAGAAACCTAGCTGATTTCATTGGAAATTTACAAAAACAAGAATTTGATGGAGTGGAAAATAAAATTAAAAATACGATGGTGGAGATGGTGACAGAATTAACATCACTATTAATAGAAATTCGATTAGATAAAATTTCAAAAAATTCTGATTTAGAAATAAGCTATTTACTAGATGAAGAAAAATTTATTCTTGATTCACAAGAGGATCAGAAAGAAAGAATAGAGATGATTGTATCGGCAACAATTAATGGAAAATCAAAATTTCTAGAATCATTAGCCCAGAATCATAAAACAAAAAAAATTGTTATTAGATTTTTACATGAAGTAGATGAAATTGTTGGTGCAGATCTTGAAAAATATGGTCCTTTCAAGACTGAAGATATAGCTACTATTCCATATGAGAATGCTCAGGCCTTAATTGCAAAAAATATAGCAACTAAGGTTCATTTGGAAGACTAG
- the glnA gene encoding type I glutamate--ammonia ligase, with translation MPYKVSHGKAIPISYSPDEVFSRIQHEDIQFIDLQFTGLTGHFHHTTISANTFTPEQMRDGLPKLDGSSIIGFADINDSDLLLKPDPNTFAIIPWMTENKTARLLCDVYWGEDRGRLSRDPRGISQKAEEYIKTQGFDFSTWGPEVEFFVFDKVHWDVLTPYKGQSYSIESKEAPWNQSGDGYPMGLQEGYYPSTPADTLTPYRNECVNILNKNFGILCDNHHHEVATAGQCEIDIKYDRMTNAADAAQSYKFVIRNVAQKYGKVATMMPKPIAMDSGSGMHVNVSLWKDNLNAFYDSDDEIELSQLGRYFCGGIINHAKSLSAICNPTTNSYHRLVPGYEAPAYIAWSSGNRSAIVRVPKHLKGKNYANLKRLEFRAPDPSSNPYLVFAAVTAAGMDGVKKKMDPGPEVRDDIFKMTKSDRAKRGIGVLPKSLGEALDELESDRKYLNTIFTNDVIDKIIELERRDQREIAIRPHPHEFYLYFDV, from the coding sequence TTGCCATATAAAGTCAGCCACGGTAAAGCAATCCCAATATCATACTCACCAGACGAAGTTTTTTCAAGAATTCAACATGAAGATATTCAGTTCATTGATCTACAATTTACAGGTCTTACAGGTCATTTTCATCATACTACAATTTCAGCAAATACCTTTACTCCAGAACAAATGAGAGATGGATTACCAAAATTAGATGGTTCATCAATTATTGGATTTGCCGACATTAATGATTCAGATTTACTTTTAAAACCTGATCCAAATACATTTGCAATAATTCCTTGGATGACTGAAAATAAAACAGCCAGATTACTATGCGATGTTTATTGGGGAGAAGATAGAGGACGATTATCAAGAGACCCAAGAGGAATTTCTCAAAAGGCTGAAGAATATATCAAAACACAAGGATTTGATTTTAGTACGTGGGGTCCAGAAGTTGAATTTTTTGTATTTGACAAAGTACACTGGGATGTTCTAACACCTTACAAAGGTCAATCATATTCTATTGAATCAAAAGAAGCTCCATGGAATCAATCAGGTGATGGTTATCCTATGGGATTACAAGAAGGATATTACCCAAGTACTCCAGCAGATACTCTTACGCCATATAGAAATGAATGTGTAAATATTCTCAATAAGAATTTTGGAATTTTATGTGATAATCATCATCATGAAGTAGCAACAGCAGGTCAATGTGAAATTGATATCAAATATGATCGCATGACAAATGCTGCTGACGCTGCACAATCATACAAATTTGTTATTAGAAATGTTGCACAAAAATATGGAAAAGTTGCAACAATGATGCCAAAACCAATTGCAATGGATTCAGGTTCTGGTATGCATGTTAATGTTAGTTTATGGAAGGATAATCTAAATGCATTTTATGATTCAGATGATGAAATTGAATTAAGTCAACTTGGACGATACTTTTGTGGCGGTATCATTAATCATGCAAAATCATTATCTGCTATTTGTAATCCTACAACTAACTCATATCACAGATTAGTTCCAGGATATGAAGCTCCAGCATACATTGCATGGAGTTCTGGAAATCGTTCTGCCATTGTAAGAGTTCCAAAACACCTCAAAGGAAAAAATTATGCTAATTTAAAACGACTTGAATTCAGAGCCCCTGATCCTTCATCAAATCCATATCTAGTATTTGCAGCAGTAACTGCAGCAGGAATGGATGGAGTGAAGAAAAAGATGGATCCAGGACCTGAAGTTCGTGATGATATCTTCAAGATGACTAAATCTGATAGAGCAAAAAGAGGAATTGGTGTTCTTCCAAAAAGTCTTGGAGAAGCATTAGATGAATTAGAAAGTGATAGAAAATATCTTAACACAATTTTCACAAATGATGTAATTGATAAAATTATAGAATTAGAAAGAAGAGACCAACGAGAAATAGCCATTAGACCACATCCACACGAATTTTATCTGTACTTTGATGTTTAA
- the thsB gene encoding thermosome subunit beta, giving the protein MGMQATSKGNMPVVLLKEGGTETKGREAQKNNIAAAKIIAEIVHTSLGPRGMDKMLVDSLGDVTITNDGATILKEIDVQHPAAKMLVEISKTTDNEVGDGTTSAVVLAGALLSQAESLIDQDVHPTIIVDGYRKAARKAKEYLEEIAVTISANDKTILNKIAKTSMQTKLVRKDSDLLADIIVKSVLAVAEKDGESFEVDIDDIKVEKKAGGSIRDSTIIQGIVLDKEIVHGGMPRKITDAKIALINTALEISKTETDAKINISNPQQLKSFLDEENRMLKTMVDKVIGSGANVVLCQKGLDDMAQHYLAKAGIIAVRRIKESDLTKLAKATGARIVTNLDDLFEKDLGIAETVEERKIEEDKWVFVEGCKHPKSVTLLLRAGSQRVVDEVERSVHDALMVVKDVILKPQIVAGGGAPETYAATKIRSWAKSLEGREQLAAEKFADALEEIPLTLSENAGMDPIDTLTVLRSKQQKGEKWTGIDVMKGKIANMKSSDIIEPLAVKLQIVSAAAEAACMILRIDDVIATQKSAGGPPGGGEGGMPGMPPGMPGMGGMPGMGGMPDMGGMM; this is encoded by the coding sequence ATGGGAATGCAAGCAACTTCAAAAGGCAACATGCCTGTTGTTTTGCTAAAAGAAGGCGGTACTGAAACTAAAGGACGTGAAGCTCAAAAGAATAACATTGCAGCAGCCAAAATTATTGCTGAAATTGTTCATACCAGCCTTGGTCCAAGAGGCATGGATAAAATGCTAGTTGATTCCTTAGGCGACGTTACAATTACAAATGATGGTGCTACAATTCTAAAAGAAATTGATGTTCAACATCCAGCAGCAAAAATGCTAGTTGAAATATCAAAAACTACAGATAATGAAGTAGGAGATGGTACAACTTCTGCTGTTGTATTAGCAGGCGCATTACTTTCACAGGCTGAATCATTAATTGATCAAGATGTTCATCCAACAATTATTGTAGATGGATATAGAAAAGCTGCAAGAAAAGCAAAAGAATACCTTGAAGAAATTGCAGTTACAATTTCAGCAAATGATAAAACTATTCTAAATAAAATTGCAAAAACTTCTATGCAAACTAAACTAGTTAGAAAAGATTCTGATTTACTTGCAGATATTATTGTAAAATCGGTACTTGCTGTTGCAGAAAAAGATGGTGAATCTTTTGAAGTTGATATTGATGATATTAAAGTAGAAAAGAAAGCAGGTGGTTCTATCAGAGATTCAACTATTATTCAAGGCATTGTTCTTGATAAAGAAATTGTTCATGGAGGAATGCCAAGAAAAATTACCGATGCTAAAATTGCATTAATCAATACTGCATTAGAAATTAGTAAAACTGAAACTGATGCAAAAATTAACATTTCAAATCCTCAACAACTAAAATCATTTTTAGATGAAGAAAACAGAATGCTAAAAACAATGGTTGACAAAGTAATTGGTTCTGGTGCTAATGTAGTATTATGCCAAAAAGGATTAGATGATATGGCTCAACACTATCTTGCAAAGGCTGGCATTATTGCTGTTAGAAGAATTAAAGAAAGTGATCTTACTAAACTTGCAAAAGCAACAGGAGCTAGAATAGTTACTAATCTTGATGATTTATTTGAAAAAGATCTTGGTATTGCTGAAACTGTAGAAGAAAGAAAAATTGAAGAAGACAAATGGGTATTTGTTGAAGGATGTAAACATCCAAAATCAGTAACATTACTTCTTCGTGCAGGTTCACAAAGAGTAGTAGATGAAGTAGAACGTTCTGTTCATGATGCTTTAATGGTTGTAAAAGATGTGATTTTAAAACCTCAAATTGTTGCAGGTGGCGGTGCCCCAGAAACTTATGCAGCAACAAAAATTAGAAGTTGGGCTAAATCTTTAGAAGGTAGAGAACAACTTGCAGCAGAAAAATTTGCTGATGCTTTAGAAGAAATCCCATTAACATTATCTGAAAATGCTGGAATGGATCCAATTGATACTCTCACAGTTTTACGTTCTAAGCAACAGAAAGGAGAAAAATGGACTGGAATTGATGTTATGAAAGGAAAAATTGCAAATATGAAATCAAGTGATATTATTGAACCATTAGCAGTTAAACTACAAATTGTTTCAGCAGCTGCAGAAGCTGCATGTATGATTCTTAGAATCGATGATGTTATTGCTACTCAAAAATCAGCAGGTGGACCTCCTGGAGGAGGAGAAGGTGGAATGCCTGGAATGCCACCTGGAATGCCTGGTATGGGCGGAATGCCTGGAATGGGTGGCATGCCTGACATGGGCGGAATGATGTAA
- the glyA gene encoding serine hydroxymethyltransferase, producing MAKSQNKESYDKIFTSLKEHHKWFENSIPLIASENIPSPAVREAIISDFGNRYAEGWPGERVYAGCVYIDEVEFECMKLAKKLYKAKFADVRPISGVVANLAIYSAFTNPGDIMLAPSIPAGGHISHGKKEHSGTAGLVHGLEIEFYPFNAEEMTIDVDKTKQKVKDLKKQNRLPKMAMFGGSLFLFPHPVKELSDFLKSYDMHINYDAAHVAGLIAGGKFQDPLREGADTMTMSTHKTLFGPQGGLVLGSKEHEEVIKKATFPGLTSSHHIHHMAGKAVAFAEALEFGKDYAVEVIKNAKIFAGALSDMGFKVLGESRGFTESHQIAVNVLDYSDGGKVEADLEKANIIVNRQLIPGDIKAGRNYFHPGGIRLGVSEITRLGMKKNEMQEIASYLKQVVIDKKDPKKILSKVKSFRKDFQKVKFCFDNKLGAYEYVKLR from the coding sequence ATGGCAAAATCCCAGAATAAAGAATCTTATGATAAAATTTTTACAAGTTTAAAAGAACATCACAAATGGTTTGAAAATTCAATTCCATTGATTGCAAGTGAAAATATTCCCAGTCCGGCAGTCAGGGAAGCAATAATTTCTGATTTTGGAAATAGATATGCAGAAGGATGGCCTGGAGAAAGAGTCTATGCAGGTTGTGTCTACATTGATGAGGTAGAGTTTGAATGTATGAAATTAGCTAAAAAATTATACAAAGCAAAATTTGCAGATGTTAGACCAATTTCAGGAGTTGTTGCAAACTTAGCAATTTATTCTGCATTTACAAATCCTGGTGACATTATGTTAGCACCATCAATTCCTGCAGGCGGACATATCTCTCATGGTAAGAAGGAACATTCTGGAACTGCTGGATTAGTTCATGGATTAGAAATTGAATTCTATCCATTTAATGCTGAAGAAATGACAATTGATGTAGATAAAACAAAACAAAAAGTAAAAGATCTCAAAAAACAAAATCGTCTTCCAAAAATGGCAATGTTTGGTGGTTCATTATTCTTGTTCCCTCATCCTGTCAAAGAATTATCAGATTTTCTAAAGAGTTACGATATGCATATCAATTATGATGCAGCTCATGTTGCAGGATTAATTGCTGGAGGGAAATTCCAGGATCCTTTACGCGAAGGAGCAGATACAATGACTATGAGTACTCATAAGACTTTGTTTGGTCCTCAAGGAGGACTTGTCTTAGGTTCAAAAGAACATGAAGAAGTTATCAAAAAAGCAACTTTCCCGGGTCTTACTAGTAGTCATCATATTCATCACATGGCTGGAAAAGCTGTTGCATTTGCAGAAGCATTAGAGTTTGGAAAAGATTATGCAGTTGAAGTAATTAAAAATGCCAAAATATTTGCAGGAGCCTTGAGTGATATGGGATTCAAAGTATTAGGTGAAAGTAGAGGCTTTACAGAATCACATCAAATTGCAGTTAATGTTTTAGATTATTCTGATGGTGGAAAAGTAGAAGCAGATTTAGAAAAAGCTAACATCATTGTTAACAGACAATTAATTCCTGGAGATATTAAAGCAGGAAGAAATTATTTCCATCCAGGCGGAATTAGATTAGGAGTTTCTGAAATTACACGATTAGGAATGAAGAAAAATGAAATGCAAGAAATTGCTTCCTATCTAAAACAAGTTGTAATTGATAAAAAAGATCCAAAGAAGATACTTTCAAAAGTTAAATCATTCAGAAAAGACTTTCAGAAAGTTAAATTTTGTTTTGATAATAAATTGGGCGCCTACGAATACGTCAAATTAAGATAA
- a CDS encoding DNA polymerase II large subunit gives MSENDAISRISDIKMPDYYLDYYTSLSDETYSIFEHAASAKSSLVDSSGIIEPKIAFDLADRVAKMHEIDIADPLREILKINGKELSALILAKEIALGKYCLPDATLEDKLDLAVRVGLAIITEGVTIAPLQGISEVKIKKNKDGTEYLSVSIAGPMRSAGGTESAVTLLIADHVRKIAGLSKFQANSFDDETGRFVEELRIYEREASSFQFHILDEDIEHVISNLPVELAGVDTDPYEVVNHKGMARIKTDRVRGGALRVLNDGLIGRSKKLLKRIELYNLDGWEWLNDLKGAVQTGDNQEDAAAKRMREVITGRSVLSMPNKLGGFRLRYGRSCNTGFAAVGIHPVIAEILDHTIAVGTQIKIDIPGKGATVAFVDSIDTPTVRLNNGSVVKIRDVKHGLEIKNDIEKILHLGDILISFGDFLENNAQLVPSAFVEEFWIEELKQKIEKYEPNDQVLNQFLNKIPTLDEALKISLDFKIPLHPHYLYFWDKISSEDLLKLLEPKKVNETSIEYSIQVKKILENLGTPHKVENETLILEHQEAKIFFNLLFREKPTISDLSVPKILSQSSGIQIRNKFSTSIGVRIGRPEKAAPRQMKPPTHVLFPISDKGGPTRDLLKASRNEHFFANIINRLCTKCNQPSIGIRCSICGIKTSIIYRCSNCRDTLNEPFCEKCKRKAPAHSHQAFPLKSRLLLAQEKMGIRAKEPFKGVKELINQDKIAEPLEKGLVRQNFGLTTFKDGTVRCDATNSPLTQFKPSWIGTSIEKLKELGYSHDVDGKPLESIDQIIEIRMQDVIIPNEIGKYLVNTCKYVDVLLEKFYGKSSFYNVKNLEELVGHLIIGLAPHTSVGIVGRIIGYTETHVCFGTPNWHSAKRRDADGDADSIILLMDSLLNFSRQFLSDRIGGLMDAPLLIQPHVLPHESQPQAHNLEVTKILPLEFFESTFEQVKASDVSSIEIIKSRLDTERQFYDYHFTHSTLSLTTSKSRSAYSTLGSMLDKFDMQVRNAELINVVNPAELVSNVISTHLVPDLMGNLRAYARQSFRCTACGKSYRRMPLIQTCVCGHKLIATITRGSVEKYLKLAKRLVEKYDVGEYQKGRIHALSDEIELVFGKSRGDQSLLSDYS, from the coding sequence ATGTCTGAAAACGATGCAATCTCTCGAATTAGTGATATCAAAATGCCAGATTACTATCTGGATTACTATACCAGCCTATCAGATGAGACGTATTCCATATTTGAACATGCAGCATCTGCAAAATCTAGCCTAGTTGACTCTTCAGGTATCATTGAACCTAAAATCGCTTTTGACCTAGCTGACCGAGTTGCAAAAATGCACGAAATTGATATTGCTGATCCATTAAGAGAAATTTTAAAAATTAATGGAAAAGAACTTTCAGCATTAATTTTAGCAAAAGAGATCGCTCTGGGCAAATATTGTCTTCCAGATGCTACACTGGAGGACAAATTAGATCTTGCAGTACGTGTAGGATTGGCTATTATTACTGAAGGGGTTACTATTGCACCACTGCAAGGAATCAGTGAAGTAAAAATTAAGAAAAATAAAGACGGCACTGAATATCTTTCTGTTTCAATTGCAGGACCAATGCGTTCAGCAGGCGGAACAGAGTCTGCTGTTACATTGTTAATTGCAGATCATGTCAGAAAAATTGCAGGTCTATCGAAGTTTCAAGCTAATTCATTTGATGATGAAACAGGCAGATTTGTTGAAGAATTACGAATCTATGAAAGAGAAGCAAGCAGCTTTCAATTCCATATTTTGGATGAAGACATTGAACATGTAATCTCTAATCTTCCTGTAGAATTGGCAGGAGTTGATACTGATCCATATGAGGTGGTCAATCATAAAGGCATGGCTAGAATCAAGACTGACCGAGTCAGAGGAGGAGCCTTACGTGTCTTAAATGATGGACTGATTGGAAGATCAAAAAAACTCTTGAAAAGAATTGAATTGTATAATCTAGATGGATGGGAATGGCTCAATGATCTCAAAGGGGCAGTTCAAACTGGTGATAATCAAGAAGATGCAGCAGCTAAAAGAATGCGTGAAGTAATTACAGGTAGGTCAGTCCTATCTATGCCTAACAAATTAGGAGGTTTTCGTTTAAGATATGGCAGATCATGCAATACTGGCTTTGCAGCAGTAGGAATTCATCCAGTAATTGCAGAAATTTTAGATCATACGATAGCAGTAGGAACTCAAATCAAAATAGATATTCCTGGAAAGGGAGCAACTGTGGCATTTGTTGATTCAATCGATACTCCAACTGTTCGTCTCAATAATGGTAGTGTTGTAAAAATTCGTGATGTAAAACATGGTCTAGAAATTAAAAATGATATTGAAAAAATTCTACATCTTGGGGATATTTTAATTTCATTTGGAGATTTTTTAGAAAATAATGCTCAACTGGTACCTTCAGCTTTTGTCGAAGAATTCTGGATAGAAGAATTAAAACAAAAAATTGAAAAATATGAGCCAAATGATCAAGTTCTAAACCAATTTTTGAATAAAATTCCAACACTAGATGAAGCATTAAAAATTTCACTTGATTTTAAAATTCCACTACATCCACATTATCTGTATTTCTGGGATAAGATTTCATCAGAAGATCTTCTCAAACTTTTAGAACCAAAAAAAGTCAATGAAACATCAATAGAATATTCTATTCAAGTTAAAAAAATTCTTGAAAACTTGGGAACTCCTCATAAAGTTGAAAATGAAACATTGATCTTAGAACATCAAGAAGCAAAAATTTTCTTTAATTTACTGTTTAGAGAAAAACCAACAATTAGTGATTTATCTGTTCCAAAAATCTTGTCACAATCATCAGGTATTCAAATTAGGAACAAATTTTCGACAAGTATTGGAGTTAGAATTGGAAGACCTGAAAAAGCAGCTCCAAGGCAAATGAAACCTCCTACACATGTATTATTTCCAATTAGTGACAAGGGTGGACCTACCAGAGATCTACTCAAAGCATCGAGAAATGAACATTTTTTTGCAAATATCATTAATCGTCTTTGTACTAAATGTAATCAACCTTCTATTGGAATAAGATGTTCTATCTGTGGTATCAAAACATCGATAATTTACAGATGTTCCAATTGCAGAGATACTCTTAATGAACCATTTTGTGAAAAATGCAAGCGAAAAGCCCCAGCTCATTCTCACCAAGCATTTCCATTAAAATCTAGATTGCTTTTAGCTCAGGAAAAAATGGGAATTCGTGCAAAAGAGCCTTTCAAAGGAGTCAAGGAATTAATTAATCAAGATAAAATTGCAGAACCATTAGAAAAGGGACTTGTAAGACAAAACTTTGGTTTAACCACTTTCAAAGACGGAACAGTGAGATGTGACGCAACAAATTCTCCTCTTACTCAATTCAAACCATCTTGGATTGGAACATCTATAGAGAAACTAAAAGAACTTGGGTATTCTCATGATGTAGATGGAAAACCTCTCGAATCTATTGATCAAATTATTGAGATTCGAATGCAGGATGTCATTATACCAAATGAAATCGGAAAATATCTAGTTAATACTTGTAAATATGTTGATGTTCTTTTAGAAAAATTCTATGGAAAATCTTCGTTTTACAATGTAAAAAATTTAGAGGAATTAGTTGGACATCTAATAATTGGTTTAGCTCCTCACACATCAGTAGGAATAGTTGGAAGAATTATTGGATATACTGAAACTCATGTTTGTTTTGGAACTCCAAATTGGCATTCTGCAAAAAGAAGAGACGCTGATGGAGATGCTGATTCTATAATATTACTAATGGATAGCCTTCTAAATTTCTCAAGACAGTTTCTATCAGATAGAATTGGTGGTTTAATGGATGCACCGTTACTTATTCAACCACATGTTTTACCACATGAATCTCAACCACAAGCACATAATCTTGAGGTTACAAAAATACTTCCTTTGGAATTTTTTGAATCTACATTTGAACAAGTAAAAGCATCAGATGTATCATCAATTGAGATTATTAAATCGCGACTTGATACTGAAAGACAATTCTATGATTATCACTTTACACATTCCACTTTATCACTTACAACATCCAAATCAAGAAGTGCATATTCCACACTTGGCTCTATGCTTGACAAATTTGATATGCAAGTCAGAAATGCTGAATTAATCAACGTAGTAAATCCTGCAGAACTTGTTTCAAACGTAATTTCAACTCATTTAGTTCCAGATTTAATGGGAAATCTTAGAGCATATGCAAGACAAAGTTTCAGATGTACAGCATGTGGAAAATCATATCGTCGTATGCCTTTAATTCAAACATGTGTTTGTGGGCATAAACTAATTGCCACAATTACTAGGGGTTCTGTAGAAAAATATTTGAAACTTGCAAAAAGACTAGTTGAAAAATATGATGTTGGTGAATATCAAAAAGGAAGAATTCATGCCTTATCAGATGAAATTGAATTAGTATTTGGGAAGAGTCGAGGAGATCAATCCCTGCTTTCAGACTATTCGTAA
- a CDS encoding geranylgeranylglyceryl/heptaprenylglyceryl phosphate synthase: MAGDKVESFLKSELKKKNTLLFVLIDSEVSNLEASSKLAKDVEKIGASAILVGGSSATDQIEMAQVVKGIKKGLKIPIILFPGNVTGVVPDADAILFSSLMNSENPYFITQAQALGAPSVLKFGLEPLPTAYLVIGDGTSAWFVGSARGIPFEKPKIAAAYSLAAQFLGMRFVYLEAGSGAKTHVTPEMVKTVRHAFNGFLIVGGGIKDVKTAESLAKAGADALVIGTFLEKGGSIKKLEEIAKAIQRSK, from the coding sequence ATGGCTGGAGACAAAGTTGAATCATTCCTAAAATCTGAATTAAAAAAGAAAAATACATTACTATTCGTATTAATTGATTCAGAAGTATCCAACTTGGAGGCATCAAGTAAGCTTGCCAAAGATGTTGAAAAGATTGGCGCCTCGGCAATTCTAGTTGGAGGTTCATCAGCAACTGACCAAATTGAAATGGCTCAAGTTGTAAAAGGAATCAAAAAAGGCCTAAAAATTCCAATTATCTTATTCCCAGGCAATGTTACAGGTGTTGTACCTGATGCAGATGCCATATTGTTTAGTTCACTGATGAACTCTGAAAATCCATATTTTATCACCCAGGCACAGGCTTTAGGCGCTCCAAGTGTTCTAAAATTTGGATTAGAACCACTTCCAACTGCCTATTTAGTAATAGGTGATGGAACATCAGCATGGTTTGTTGGTTCAGCAAGAGGAATTCCATTTGAAAAACCAAAAATTGCTGCAGCATATTCTCTCGCTGCTCAATTTTTAGGTATGAGATTTGTTTACTTGGAGGCAGGATCTGGTGCAAAAACCCATGTTACTCCTGAAATGGTAAAAACTGTCAGACACGCATTTAATGGATTTTTGATAGTGGGTGGAGGCATCAAAGATGTAAAAACTGCTGAAAGTTTGGCTAAAGCCGGAGCAGATGCATTAGTTATTGGAACTTTTCTTGAAAAAGGTGGAAGTATCAAAAAACTCGAAGAAATAGCAAAAGCAATTCAAAGAAGCAAGTAG
- a CDS encoding winged helix DNA-binding protein, producing the protein MLVEIPEPEVILSVILAFIIGIVGLYTYFKVRPFVKTRSDVFDASQAERLEYYERQLIDMKIRLDAFEMQGIEQKVEDPNLELKQFLEKLAKNEVQERPVEVITKTEVTSQKEDSKPIIQNITPTNPIDYVLHLITTKSMTSRDIQITLKKSREHTSRLMKKLFEEGYVQRNTESKPYTYSITEKGIAKVEQTDDNLLIQ; encoded by the coding sequence ATGTTAGTAGAAATTCCTGAACCTGAAGTGATTTTAAGTGTGATTTTAGCATTCATTATTGGTATTGTTGGATTGTATACCTACTTCAAAGTACGTCCTTTTGTAAAAACTAGAAGTGATGTATTTGATGCCTCACAAGCTGAACGTTTAGAGTATTATGAAAGACAGTTAATTGATATGAAAATACGCCTAGATGCCTTTGAAATGCAAGGAATTGAGCAAAAAGTGGAGGATCCTAACCTAGAATTAAAACAATTTTTAGAAAAATTAGCAAAGAATGAAGTTCAAGAAAGACCAGTTGAAGTTATCACTAAGACTGAAGTTACATCTCAAAAGGAAGATTCTAAGCCTATTATTCAAAATATTACGCCTACAAATCCAATTGATTATGTGTTGCATTTAATCACAACAAAATCTATGACATCACGTGACATACAAATCACATTAAAGAAAAGTCGTGAGCATACTTCACGCCTGATGAAAAAGTTGTTTGAAGAAGGATATGTACAAAGAAATACTGAATCTAAACCATATACTTACTCAATTACTGAAAAAGGAATTGCAAAAGTAGAACAAACAGATGATAATCTCTTAATACAATAA